A portion of the Oncorhynchus clarkii lewisi isolate Uvic-CL-2024 chromosome 27, UVic_Ocla_1.0, whole genome shotgun sequence genome contains these proteins:
- the LOC139386349 gene encoding RING-box protein 2, translating into MAEMEDGEEPGLIHSHSSNSGSKSSSDKMFSLKKWNAVAMWSWDVECDTCAICRVQVMDACLRCQAENKQEDCVVVWGECNHSFHNCCMSLWVKQNNRCPLCQQDWVVQRIGK; encoded by the exons ATGGCAGAGATGGAAGACGGTGAAGAGCCGGGTTTAATACACTCTCACAGCTCTAATTCGGGGTCAAAATCGAGCAGTGACAAGATGTTTTCTCTCAAGAAATGGAATGCTGTGGCAATGTGGAGCTGGGATGTGGAGTGCGATACATGCGCCATCTGTAGGGTCCAAGTTATGG ATGCATGCTTGCGGTGTCAGGCTGAAAATAAACAAGAGGACTGTGTTG TGGTATGGGGAGAGTGCAACCACTCTTTCCACAATTGCTGCATGTCTCTCTGGGTTAAGCAGAACAATCGCTGTCCACTGTGCCAGCAGGACTGGGTCGTACAGAGAATCGGCAAATGA